Proteins from a single region of Pseudarthrobacter sp. NIBRBAC000502772:
- a CDS encoding acyl-CoA dehydrogenase family protein, with the protein MSKKSVDINNLPYADGDFFAFEQLLTAKEQDRLAEIRGFLAREVRPIAVDCWNRGEFPMELIPKLAEIDLVSPVRRQGYSNLFAGLVHAEATRADTSIATFMGVHDGLFTGSIEALASQEQQDAWLPDIYSLKKIGAFGLTEPLGGSDVAGGTRTTAQRDGDTWILNGAKRWIGNATFSDWVVVYARDLADNQVKGFLVDTALPGFSATKIENKISLRTVQNADIVLENVVVPDFFKLAGANSFRDTNKVLKVTRLSVGWQAVGQQLAAFDVARRYAVERHQFGRPLASFQLVQSQLVQILGNAVSSMGMMVRLSQLEDAGQAKDEQSALAKAFTTARMRESVAIGRSLLGGNGIVTDFEMAKIFADAEAIYSYEGTHEINTLVTGRAITGISAIV; encoded by the coding sequence ATGTCCAAGAAATCCGTTGACATCAACAACCTTCCGTACGCCGACGGCGACTTCTTCGCCTTCGAGCAGCTTCTCACCGCCAAGGAGCAGGACCGGCTCGCCGAGATCCGGGGCTTCCTGGCCCGCGAAGTCCGGCCCATTGCCGTGGACTGCTGGAACCGCGGCGAGTTCCCCATGGAACTCATTCCCAAGCTGGCCGAGATCGACCTGGTGAGCCCTGTGCGGCGCCAGGGCTACTCCAACCTGTTTGCCGGCCTGGTCCACGCCGAGGCAACGCGCGCCGATACCTCCATCGCTACCTTCATGGGCGTGCACGACGGACTGTTTACCGGCTCCATCGAAGCCCTGGCCTCCCAGGAACAGCAGGACGCCTGGCTCCCGGATATCTACTCGCTGAAGAAGATTGGCGCGTTCGGGCTCACCGAACCGCTGGGCGGATCCGACGTGGCCGGCGGCACGCGCACCACGGCACAGCGCGACGGCGACACCTGGATCCTCAATGGCGCCAAGCGCTGGATCGGCAACGCTACCTTCTCGGATTGGGTGGTGGTCTACGCCCGGGACCTCGCCGACAACCAGGTCAAGGGTTTCCTCGTGGATACGGCGCTGCCCGGCTTCAGCGCCACCAAGATTGAAAACAAGATCTCCCTTCGGACCGTACAGAACGCGGACATCGTCCTCGAGAACGTGGTGGTTCCGGACTTCTTCAAGCTGGCGGGCGCCAACAGCTTCCGCGACACGAACAAGGTCCTGAAGGTCACGAGGCTGTCCGTCGGCTGGCAGGCAGTCGGACAGCAGCTGGCAGCCTTTGACGTGGCCCGCCGCTATGCCGTGGAACGCCACCAGTTCGGCCGCCCGCTGGCATCATTCCAGCTCGTCCAAAGCCAGCTTGTACAGATCCTCGGGAACGCAGTCAGCTCAATGGGCATGATGGTCCGGCTTTCCCAGCTGGAGGATGCCGGCCAGGCCAAGGATGAACAGTCCGCCCTGGCCAAGGCATTCACCACCGCCCGGATGCGCGAGAGCGTGGCGATCGGCCGTAGCCTCCTGGGCGGCAACGGCATCGTGACCGACTTCGAGATGGCCAAGATCTTTGCCGACGCGGAAGCCATCTACTCGTATGAGGGAACCCACGAGATCAACACCCTCGTGACCGGCCGCGCCATCACCGGGATCTCGGCGATCGTCTAG